In Aquimarina sp. TRL1, a single window of DNA contains:
- a CDS encoding cadherin domain-containing protein, with protein sequence MRKIKQLVIIAGAIVIFSCKKDDDQSISNTAPEIEAQSFNASEAAKDTDKFGQIVAADLEGDTLHFSLTENSNGLFAVSATGSLSLAAGKKLDYETAKSHSITVEVSDGEATSAAKMTINVIDVDENTAPVLTAQTFTASEDINGTTIIGVVVATDAEGDDLQYAIVSNEDDLFEISSTGELSLISGKQLDYETKATYTLTVSVSDGVLTISNDVTITISNVNEAPIWDDSSIIDDAAEDIDDTVVFAFIKATDPEGDALTFSLTNDANGLFEIGSTNGEISLAAGKSLDYETATSHTITVTVSDGVLSNSEDIRIDVIDVADTMIVSTLAGSSRGFADGTGANAQFYLPSGTAVDAQGNVYVTDTSNHRIRKITPDGTTTTFAGSTYGFADGTGTNARFADPYGITIDAQGNLYVTERRNHKIRKITPAGVVTTLAGSTQGFADDVGTDAQFSDPQGITIDSQGNLYVADRGNHKIRRITQGGVVTTLAGSTEGFADGTGVNAQFGDPVGIAIDGLQTLYVADSGNNRIRKISISFQVGGNSTIGTVVVSTLAGSTRGASDGTGTNAQFSAPNGIAVDTQGDIYVADRNNHTIRKVTPTGEVTTLTGGPSGYVDGTTADARFSSPSGIAVDTQGNVYISDMGNDKIRKITM encoded by the coding sequence ATGAGAAAAATAAAACAACTAGTAATAATTGCAGGAGCTATTGTCATCTTTTCCTGTAAAAAAGATGACGATCAATCAATTAGTAATACTGCTCCGGAGATAGAGGCACAATCATTTAATGCCTCAGAAGCAGCTAAGGATACAGACAAGTTTGGTCAGATAGTGGCCGCTGATTTAGAGGGAGATACCCTGCATTTTTCGTTAACCGAAAACAGTAATGGATTATTTGCAGTTAGCGCTACAGGAAGCCTTAGTCTGGCAGCAGGTAAAAAACTGGATTATGAAACTGCTAAAAGCCATTCAATTACTGTTGAGGTATCCGATGGAGAAGCGACTTCTGCTGCAAAAATGACAATCAATGTAATCGACGTAGATGAAAATACAGCCCCTGTATTAACTGCACAAACCTTTACAGCCTCCGAAGATATAAATGGCACAACAATCATAGGTGTAGTAGTCGCTACGGATGCAGAAGGAGATGATTTACAGTATGCGATAGTGTCCAATGAGGATGATCTGTTTGAGATCAGCAGTACCGGAGAACTAAGTTTGATATCAGGCAAGCAGTTGGATTATGAAACAAAAGCTACTTATACCCTGACCGTAAGTGTAAGTGATGGAGTATTAACAATATCCAATGATGTAACCATTACGATCTCGAATGTTAATGAAGCGCCGATCTGGGATGATAGTTCTATTATTGATGATGCAGCAGAAGACATCGATGATACTGTCGTATTCGCATTCATAAAAGCAACAGATCCAGAAGGAGATGCACTTACTTTCTCCCTAACGAATGATGCGAACGGACTCTTTGAGATTGGTAGTACCAATGGAGAGATAAGTCTGGCAGCAGGTAAAAGCCTGGATTATGAAACCGCAACAAGTCATACGATTACCGTGACAGTATCTGATGGAGTGTTGTCCAATTCGGAAGATATTAGAATTGATGTGATCGATGTTGCAGATACCATGATAGTAAGTACCTTGGCAGGAAGTAGCCGTGGATTTGCGGATGGTACAGGTGCTAATGCACAATTTTACCTTCCATCCGGAACAGCCGTTGATGCACAGGGGAATGTCTATGTTACAGACACAAGCAATCATAGAATACGCAAAATTACTCCAGATGGAACTACAACTACCTTTGCAGGAAGCACCTATGGATTTGCTGATGGTACGGGAACCAATGCCAGGTTTGCTGATCCTTATGGAATAACTATAGATGCACAGGGAAATCTATACGTAACTGAAAGAAGAAATCATAAAATCCGTAAAATTACGCCCGCAGGAGTGGTTACAACCCTAGCAGGAAGTACTCAGGGATTTGCTGATGATGTAGGAACAGATGCTCAGTTTTCGGATCCGCAGGGGATCACTATTGATAGTCAGGGGAATTTATATGTGGCAGATAGAGGGAACCATAAAATCCGAAGGATTACCCAGGGAGGAGTGGTTACGACTCTTGCAGGAAGCACAGAAGGTTTTGCAGATGGTACAGGTGTCAACGCACAATTCGGAGATCCTGTAGGAATCGCGATAGACGGATTACAAACACTATATGTAGCAGATTCCGGTAATAATAGGATTCGCAAAATTTCAATTTCTTTTCAAGTAGGAGGAAACTCCACCATCGGAACTGTTGTGGTGAGTACTTTGGCAGGGAGCACCAGAGGAGCTTCTGATGGTACAGGGACCAATGCACAGTTTTCTGCTCCAAATGGAATAGCAGTTGATACACAGGGCGATATTTATGTAGCTGATAGAAATAATCATACAATACGGAAGGTAACTCCCACAGGAGAGGTAACGACCCTGACAGGAGGTCCTAGTGGTTATGTAGATGGAACTACCGCTGATGCCAGGTTTTCAAGTCCTTCAGGAATTGCTGTTGATACACAGGGAAATGTATATATAAGTGATATGGGGAATGATAAAATCCGAAAAATCACTATGTAA
- a CDS encoding DUF6304 family protein has translation MRIYQGTYQDKRGVETIAIKSDGSTMYLSLREIDFEGYDFEMMTGEIDATKFDYDIRRDGSGGITNFQLTITIPIQLYDNKTGKTFIEPLTIYVEVGETTTIDGLDSELTGLILNTSFGEFKVEKNLEWMEDALIAIQEQLPSNIYLKTCISCKYANYSPFGNGMFGSIYCFKNLKSILKKLNDKTDLLDIWTKEAMDNGNIFSVQETFDCPEHQLPTEDDWYYKNWTKLM, from the coding sequence ATGCGGATATACCAGGGAACATATCAGGATAAAAGAGGAGTAGAGACAATCGCTATAAAATCAGATGGGAGTACAATGTACCTTAGTCTAAGAGAGATTGATTTTGAAGGATATGATTTTGAAATGATGACAGGAGAAATTGACGCTACCAAATTTGATTATGATATACGTCGAGACGGTTCTGGAGGTATCACCAATTTCCAATTAACTATAACAATCCCAATACAACTATATGACAATAAAACGGGTAAAACATTTATAGAACCTCTGACGATTTATGTTGAGGTAGGAGAAACGACAACAATAGATGGTTTAGATAGCGAGCTTACCGGTTTGATACTGAACACTTCCTTTGGAGAGTTTAAAGTAGAAAAAAACTTAGAGTGGATGGAGGATGCTTTGATTGCCATACAAGAGCAATTACCTTCAAATATCTATTTAAAAACCTGTATAAGTTGTAAGTATGCTAATTATAGCCCTTTTGGCAATGGGATGTTTGGAAGTATTTATTGTTTTAAAAACCTCAAATCGATACTAAAAAAATTAAACGACAAAACAGATTTGCTGGATATTTGGACAAAAGAAGCTATGGATAACGGAAATATCTTTTCTGTTCAGGAAACCTTTGATTGTCCTGAACATCAACTGCCTACTGAAGATGATTGGTATTATAAAAACTGGACAAAATTGATGTAG
- a CDS encoding DUF6678 family protein: protein MKTNDEKYNLYRTVDSMDMTLLERYKYLTENDKDIGKLKQQVKEIIVRKNLSSIMNDTKWIELQKGIETLPFPPAYNEKLIQWDKARFRFSDLDKEPAYFGDWSSYWEEGLPVFFTIEWLEIRPRYQKYLGRLVAPKVIDITTALLQLLKEINIPFEQENGSVMIYGYK from the coding sequence ATGAAGACAAACGACGAAAAATACAATCTTTACAGAACGGTTGATTCCATGGATATGACACTACTGGAGCGGTATAAATATCTGACAGAAAATGATAAAGATATAGGGAAACTCAAGCAACAGGTAAAAGAAATAATCGTCCGTAAAAACCTATCTTCAATAATGAATGATACCAAGTGGATTGAATTACAAAAAGGAATCGAAACCTTACCATTTCCTCCGGCTTATAACGAAAAATTAATTCAATGGGATAAGGCAAGGTTTAGGTTTAGTGATTTAGACAAAGAACCTGCTTATTTTGGAGACTGGTCAAGTTATTGGGAAGAAGGGCTTCCTGTCTTTTTTACAATTGAATGGCTGGAGATAAGACCTAGATACCAAAAATACCTGGGACGCTTAGTAGCCCCTAAAGTAATAGATATAACAACAGCATTACTTCAACTGTTAAAAGAGATAAACATTCCGTTTGAACAAGAAAATGGCTCTGTAATGATATATGGGTATAAATAA
- a CDS encoding DUF2947 family protein, whose translation MNIEDIKHIRNTLRIGISEARQLLEDHGTVTSAIKKWKEKQAELLAFEKNKKYISFKNWFYIKDFFIECSQRFFNDNETIPNKIKPLTENYSKKLWNNYVSEKHRHLMMVTSDDDWKIKNLESFVNEWSWETSWNENDEGAFEKNVKHRLDWDANDMIYFFWGRYTGAETNWETLYKYWIPFMYEDEMNIVVNPKSKKVLVIGVHGSIAIGERIQTTKD comes from the coding sequence ATGAACATAGAAGATATAAAACATATCCGAAATACCTTACGCATTGGTATAAGTGAAGCCAGACAATTATTAGAGGATCATGGTACAGTTACCTCTGCTATAAAAAAATGGAAGGAGAAACAAGCCGAATTACTAGCATTCGAAAAAAATAAAAAGTATATCAGCTTTAAAAATTGGTTTTATATTAAAGATTTCTTTATAGAATGTTCTCAACGCTTTTTCAATGACAATGAAACAATCCCAAATAAAATAAAACCCTTAACAGAAAATTATTCAAAAAAACTATGGAATAACTATGTTTCTGAAAAACACCGTCACTTAATGATGGTGACATCTGATGATGATTGGAAAATTAAAAACCTTGAATCTTTTGTAAATGAATGGAGTTGGGAAACAAGTTGGAATGAAAATGATGAGGGCGCATTTGAAAAAAACGTTAAACACAGGCTGGATTGGGATGCTAACGATATGATATACTTTTTTTGGGGTAGATATACTGGAGCCGAAACAAATTGGGAAACTTTATATAAATACTGGATTCCGTTTATGTACGAAGATGAGATGAATATTGTTGTTAATCCTAAAAGCAAAAAAGTACTGGTCATAGGAGTTCATGGCAGTATAGCTATTGGAGAAAGGATACAAACTACCAAGGATTAA
- a CDS encoding AAA family ATPase — protein MIEEAKKELHRNKHLLIIGKSEIDRRLFINNLIEGVHREVVRASRGITTLDDYADFIKKVKMYNPDYKTAGYPPFPALQLVYSHHDILRKEDNSCLMIIDELDQINPKEVGYVERTIKILIERLDDLKKGEKSIQLIISQENENDLIERLAKRDNVYGSNRNARRTYKQIVEQNLKIVDISGY, from the coding sequence ATGATTGAAGAGGCTAAAAAGGAGTTACACCGTAACAAACACCTTCTAATTATAGGAAAATCCGAAATAGACAGAAGACTGTTTATTAATAATCTGATAGAAGGTGTTCATAGAGAAGTGGTTAGGGCATCGAGAGGAATAACAACATTAGACGATTATGCAGATTTTATTAAAAAAGTAAAAATGTATAACCCCGATTACAAAACAGCAGGATATCCGCCTTTTCCAGCATTGCAATTGGTGTATTCGCATCATGATATATTACGTAAAGAGGATAATAGTTGTTTGATGATAATAGATGAATTAGATCAAATCAACCCCAAAGAAGTAGGCTATGTAGAACGAACCATTAAAATTTTAATTGAACGATTAGATGATCTAAAAAAAGGTGAAAAATCAATTCAATTAATCATTTCGCAAGAAAACGAAAATGATTTAATAGAGAGATTAGCAAAACGGGACAATGTATATGGGTCAAATAGGAATGCTAGAAGAACCTACAAACAAATTGTAGAGCAAAATCTTAAAATTGTAGATATTTCAGGATACTAA
- a CDS encoding RHS repeat domain-containing protein encodes MRNCLVHKISFVVVVLLLKINANAQQNSSVRFANNIIAIKKQNDSIYFYDSLGELRKIIDLKNNKVTPFGLPKEVKDIIYRGEIPERIEVSDETFPAYLYTERYVDVGIVLCSRQLFYNKIGLKTGYKEICPNDIADGDDYHFGSENRYKYNKYGLLIETEAIVYKYNDKGQLIEKKNRNRGSKKVYRNTIYSYKDEKLTECIIHEINSNPIYNRTSKRKYIYNIKGLLSEIIKNKRSKIVLEYNKHNKIIKVSDVHTWRNKTYKKPRLIYHYNPQNRIVKISTYVHSSDIPFEEWGFVYDVYGHLTQKTLDGKIIESYQYDDKGTLIAIESNKRWGADKTLVNYD; translated from the coding sequence ATGAGAAATTGTTTAGTACATAAAATAAGCTTTGTAGTAGTGGTATTGTTATTAAAAATAAATGCTAACGCTCAACAAAACAGTAGTGTTCGTTTTGCAAACAATATTATTGCCATAAAAAAGCAAAACGACTCTATTTACTTTTATGATAGCCTGGGTGAATTACGAAAGATCATTGATTTAAAAAATAACAAAGTAACCCCTTTTGGATTACCTAAGGAGGTAAAAGATATTATATATAGAGGTGAAATCCCTGAGAGGATAGAAGTTTCTGACGAAACGTTTCCTGCTTATTTATATACAGAGCGATATGTTGATGTGGGAATTGTTCTATGTTCCAGACAACTGTTTTATAATAAAATAGGGCTGAAAACAGGATATAAAGAAATCTGTCCAAACGATATAGCCGATGGAGATGATTATCATTTTGGAAGTGAAAACCGTTATAAATATAATAAATATGGCTTGTTAATAGAAACAGAGGCGATTGTATATAAGTATAATGATAAGGGACAGTTAATCGAAAAAAAGAATAGAAACAGAGGTTCCAAAAAAGTGTACCGCAACACTATATACAGCTACAAAGATGAGAAGTTAACAGAATGTATTATACATGAAATAAATTCAAATCCGATATATAACCGAACAAGCAAACGAAAATATATCTATAATATCAAAGGGTTACTATCAGAAATCATAAAAAATAAACGCAGTAAAATTGTATTGGAATACAATAAACACAATAAAATAATCAAAGTTAGTGATGTACATACATGGCGAAATAAAACATATAAAAAGCCTCGTTTAATCTATCACTACAACCCTCAAAATAGAATTGTCAAAATTAGTACGTACGTACATTCTTCAGATATCCCCTTTGAAGAATGGGGTTTTGTATATGATGTTTATGGACACTTAACTCAAAAGACATTGGATGGAAAAATCATAGAGAGTTACCAATATGACGATAAAGGAACTTTAATAGCTATAGAAAGCAATAAGAGATGGGGGGCAGACAAAACATTGGTGAATTATGACTGA
- a CDS encoding DUF6714 family protein codes for MKKRIAEVLKMNKKEKLIQEIQEAFKGVKLDDGIGLWEAQGHDDRGSEVTCKKLRTKDETNDWTKISLIDMYTCSSAISFFDAKGMCFHMPKYLLLALGAYKNEEQKLIDQGLIEEFYKPDIEDRLTTITRYLSDKSNSQDKEFYRQYFSLFTKKQLLCVVRFLEYRKDEIGEYYTSDEAKALGISATAVNYDKEYLQLQKAIDYWSNNFLIQ; via the coding sequence ATGAAAAAAAGAATAGCAGAAGTCTTGAAAATGAATAAAAAAGAAAAATTAATCCAGGAGATACAGGAAGCTTTTAAAGGAGTAAAACTCGATGATGGGATCGGTCTATGGGAAGCACAAGGACATGATGATAGGGGAAGTGAGGTAACATGTAAAAAGTTAAGAACCAAAGATGAAACAAATGATTGGACAAAAATTTCTTTAATAGATATGTATACCTGTAGTAGTGCTATATCTTTTTTTGATGCCAAAGGAATGTGCTTTCATATGCCTAAATACCTGTTATTGGCATTGGGAGCCTACAAAAACGAAGAACAAAAATTGATAGACCAAGGACTAATAGAAGAATTTTATAAACCTGATATAGAAGATCGTTTAACAACGATAACAAGGTATTTATCCGATAAGAGTAATAGTCAGGATAAAGAGTTTTATAGACAATATTTTTCATTGTTTACCAAGAAACAGTTACTGTGTGTGGTGAGGTTTCTCGAATATAGAAAAGATGAAATAGGAGAATACTACACGAGTGATGAAGCAAAAGCATTAGGGATATCAGCAACAGCAGTTAACTATGATAAAGAGTATCTCCAACTGCAAAAAGCGATAGACTATTGGAGTAATAATTTTCTAATACAATGA